In Pseudomonas putida, a genomic segment contains:
- a CDS encoding SelT/SelW/SelH family protein, protein MADAKPEIVITYCTQCQWLLRAAWLAQELLSTFSDDLGRVALEPGTGGVFRITCNGVQIWERKADGGFPEAKQLKQRVRDQIDPQRDLGHNDR, encoded by the coding sequence ATGGCCGATGCCAAGCCGGAAATTGTCATTACCTATTGCACCCAGTGCCAATGGCTGCTGCGCGCAGCCTGGCTGGCCCAGGAACTGCTTAGCACCTTCAGCGACGATCTTGGCCGGGTAGCCCTCGAACCTGGCACGGGTGGCGTGTTCAGGATCACCTGCAACGGCGTGCAGATCTGGGAGCGCAAGGCCGATGGTGGCTTCCCCGAAGCCAAGCAGCTCAAGCAGCGCGTGCGTGACCAGATCGACCCGCAACGCGACCTGGGCCACAACGATCGCTGA
- a CDS encoding DUF962 domain-containing protein: MTSSAQFRSFAEFYPYYLGEHSNPTCRRLHFVGTSLVIALLAYTIGSGKWLLLLALPLFGYGFAWIGHFFFEKNRPATFTHPLYSLFGDFVMFRDILLGRISL, encoded by the coding sequence ATGACCAGCTCAGCGCAGTTTCGCAGTTTTGCCGAGTTCTACCCCTACTACCTGGGCGAGCACAGCAACCCGACCTGCCGGCGCTTGCACTTCGTCGGCACCAGCCTGGTCATCGCGTTGCTGGCCTACACGATCGGCAGCGGCAAATGGCTGCTGTTGCTGGCACTGCCGCTGTTCGGCTACGGCTTCGCCTGGATCGGGCATTTCTTCTTCGAGAAAAACCGCCCGGCCACGTTCACCCACCCTCTGTACAGCCTGTTCGGCGATTTCGTAATGTTCCGCGACATTCTGCTGGGGCGCATCAGCCTGTAG
- a CDS encoding helix-turn-helix transcriptional regulator, translating to MHTDPILSLRHYRDDLIAHSHEHPQLVFGLRGRLDFEVQGQGTLLGRQGLVVVPAGAHHTCGSDAGSHCLVLDVPDQQWLHEQLGDHADASRRLLDRPGALCLDPRQQQLVDWLAASPMEDPLIARQGAVLLLASLNPSASANVMPSRRLPYAAFDAHIERHAAYPLQVADLARIAGLSSARLHARFVEECAMTPMDYIRQRRLLKARQLVTRTRLPMGEIAAQVGYSSQSAFSAAMLRAFGCSPLALRRESGDN from the coding sequence ATGCACACCGATCCAATTCTCTCACTGCGTCATTATCGCGATGACCTGATCGCCCACAGCCACGAGCACCCGCAATTGGTGTTCGGGTTGCGCGGGCGCCTGGACTTCGAAGTGCAAGGCCAGGGCACGCTGCTCGGCCGGCAAGGGCTTGTGGTGGTACCGGCAGGCGCGCACCACACCTGCGGCAGCGACGCCGGTAGCCATTGCCTGGTGCTCGACGTACCGGACCAACAGTGGCTGCACGAGCAGTTGGGCGATCATGCCGATGCCAGCCGGCGCCTACTCGATCGTCCCGGCGCACTTTGCCTGGACCCACGCCAACAGCAGCTGGTGGACTGGCTGGCGGCAAGCCCCATGGAAGACCCGTTGATTGCGCGCCAGGGTGCGGTATTGCTGCTGGCCAGCCTCAACCCGAGCGCCTCGGCCAATGTCATGCCCAGCCGGCGACTGCCCTATGCCGCCTTCGATGCGCACATCGAGCGGCACGCGGCCTACCCGCTGCAAGTGGCCGACCTGGCACGCATCGCCGGGTTGTCCAGTGCCCGGCTGCATGCGCGGTTCGTCGAGGAGTGCGCAATGACGCCGATGGACTACATTCGCCAACGGCGTTTGCTCAAGGCGCGGCAGTTGGTGACGCGAACGAGGCTGCCGATGGGCGAGATTGCCGCGCAAGTCGGGTACAGCTCGCAGAGTGCGTTTTCCGCGGCGATGCTGCGAGCGTTTGGCTGCTCGCCGTTGGCGCTGCGGCGCGAGTCTGGCGATAACTGA
- a CDS encoding AraC family transcriptional regulator, which translates to MSERTTSASWASGIVKALELEGLDCPAMFRQLGLDFTALDDPDARFPQDDMTRLWQLAVELSGNEAIGLNMARVVRPASFHVVGYALMSSRTLAEGFERLVRYQRIIAESSDLSFRLGPEGYSLILTVHGDHLPPTRHSAEASLACALALCSWLSGRPIQPVRVMVQGAQPKNIEPYKVAFHCPLVFGAPRDALVFERADMEAPLPTANEAMAILHDRFAGEYLARFSESRVTHRVRQVLCRILPQGEPKRETLAQALHLSQRTLQRRLQEEGTSFQALLDDTRRELAEQYLAQPDMTLLETAYLLGFADPSNFYRAFRRWFDATPSEYRARQGADGPAISDARMQACTTPAP; encoded by the coding sequence ATGAGTGAAAGAACCACGTCAGCCAGCTGGGCGTCAGGGATCGTCAAGGCACTCGAGCTCGAAGGGCTCGACTGCCCAGCCATGTTCAGGCAGCTCGGGCTGGACTTCACCGCCCTCGACGACCCTGATGCGCGTTTTCCCCAGGACGACATGACCCGCCTCTGGCAACTGGCGGTCGAACTGTCGGGCAACGAAGCCATTGGGTTGAACATGGCGCGGGTGGTACGCCCGGCTTCGTTCCATGTGGTGGGCTACGCGCTGATGTCCAGCCGCACCCTGGCCGAAGGCTTCGAGCGGCTGGTGCGTTACCAGCGCATCATTGCCGAAAGTTCCGACCTGAGTTTCCGCCTGGGCCCTGAGGGCTATTCGCTGATACTCACCGTGCATGGCGATCATCTACCACCCACTCGACACAGTGCCGAAGCCTCGCTCGCCTGTGCGCTGGCGCTGTGCAGCTGGCTCAGCGGCCGGCCGATCCAGCCGGTGCGGGTAATGGTGCAGGGGGCGCAGCCGAAGAACATCGAGCCCTACAAGGTGGCGTTCCATTGTCCGTTGGTGTTTGGCGCGCCACGCGATGCACTGGTGTTCGAACGTGCCGATATGGAGGCACCGCTGCCAACTGCCAACGAGGCGATGGCGATCCTCCATGACCGTTTCGCCGGCGAGTACCTGGCGCGCTTCTCGGAAAGCCGCGTGACTCACCGGGTGCGCCAGGTGCTGTGTCGCATCCTGCCCCAGGGCGAACCCAAGCGGGAAACCCTGGCCCAGGCCCTGCACCTGTCGCAACGTACCCTGCAGCGGCGCCTGCAGGAAGAGGGCACCAGCTTCCAGGCCTTGCTCGACGATACCCGTCGCGAGCTGGCCGAGCAGTACCTCGCCCAGCCGGACATGACCCTGCTGGAAACCGCGTACCTTCTAGGGTTTGCCGACCCCAGCAACTTCTACCGGGCGTTCCGTCGCTGGTTCGATGCCACGCCCAGTGAATACCGGGCGCGCCAGGGGGCGGATGGCCCCGCTATCAGTGACGCCAGAATGCAGGCATGCACAACACCAGCACCGTGA
- a CDS encoding DMT family transporter, with the protein MNHRTALGALHIGALFFGLTGVFGKLAGSASPTQIVFGRAAFAVLALGLFASLAGPGWRRLNNQDLRRLLLGGVLLAGHWVSFFIAVKVGGVAIATLGFASFPAFTVILEGLLFRERIRRNEAVLVLLVSIGLVLVTPQFDLASEATSGLLWALLSGLLFSLLSLTNRAGSGRLPAVQAALWQNLVVGLCLLPFAAPGLAQIKAMDWLWIALLGIFCTGVAHSLFVASLAVIKARTAAVVFGMEPVYGIAVAWVVFNETPSLRMLAGGALIIFAIVLSSRLAAEQPPRQREAAQGT; encoded by the coding sequence ATGAACCACCGCACCGCCCTCGGCGCCCTGCATATCGGCGCGCTGTTCTTCGGCCTGACCGGCGTCTTCGGCAAACTGGCCGGCAGTGCCAGCCCAACGCAGATCGTCTTTGGCCGCGCGGCTTTCGCCGTGCTTGCCCTGGGCCTTTTCGCCAGCCTCGCAGGCCCCGGCTGGCGCCGTCTGAACAACCAGGACCTGCGCCGCCTGCTGCTCGGCGGAGTGCTGCTGGCCGGGCATTGGGTGAGCTTCTTCATCGCGGTCAAGGTCGGCGGCGTGGCCATCGCTACCCTTGGATTCGCCAGCTTCCCCGCATTCACGGTCATCCTCGAAGGGCTGCTGTTCCGCGAGCGCATTCGCCGCAACGAAGCAGTGCTGGTGCTGTTGGTGAGCATCGGCCTGGTGCTGGTCACACCGCAGTTCGACCTGGCCAGCGAAGCCACCAGCGGCTTGCTCTGGGCGCTGTTGTCGGGGCTGCTGTTCTCGCTGTTATCGCTGACCAACCGCGCCGGCTCCGGCCGCTTGCCCGCCGTGCAGGCTGCCTTGTGGCAAAACCTGGTGGTGGGCCTGTGCCTGCTGCCGTTCGCCGCACCAGGCCTGGCCCAGATCAAGGCCATGGACTGGCTATGGATCGCCCTGCTGGGCATCTTCTGTACCGGGGTGGCGCACAGCTTGTTCGTGGCCAGCCTGGCGGTGATCAAGGCCCGCACCGCCGCGGTGGTGTTCGGCATGGAGCCGGTCTATGGCATCGCGGTGGCGTGGGTGGTGTTCAATGAAACGCCCAGCTTGCGGATGTTGGCCGGTGGCGCGCTGATCATCTTCGCCATCGTGTTGTCCAGCCGCCTGGCTGCCGAACAACCGCCGCGCCAGCGCGAGGCCGCGCAGGGCACCTGA